Proteins encoded by one window of Panicum virgatum strain AP13 chromosome 7N, P.virgatum_v5, whole genome shotgun sequence:
- the LOC120683168 gene encoding zinc finger MYM-type protein 1-like isoform X2 — translation MKKRKTVDLKSLWEKASKTRKVELGSTSIPEPVAVTSVVGSVAQPQDPPSVVLETIVSQVHNESIPSVDHEIASRELEIASNDPNTATTELGEEQEQQQHRSGEFTEPSTWSPIRDGDDSGDESNDEAIYDIDRLSHDPGNRIPIKRYNVNERNSVIRAFIALGPCQPWDHDFPIRYIGGKPRRFVPDWFHQFRWLEYSVQKDTAFCFVCYLFKHKLNSSGGDAFVTTGFRNWHMKSRITKHCGSVNSFHNMAQEKYNLFITPKRSIVEKFATINENDKADYMSRLSYSIQCAKYLLRQGLASRGHDESENSLNKGNFKELLNMLAKNFEEVGRVVLKNAPKNCKMTSPEIQRQIANCCAKETTKLLMEDLGGNYFAILADESSDVYQNEQLALCLRYVDKKGRVVERFLGIVHVESTTSLTLKIAIEKLLMEHNLSWSMVRGQGYDGASNMKGHVNGLKKLIMDECPSAFYVHCFAHQLQLSLVAVAKENPDCIWFFDQVRFLLNLIGNSCKKAQMLREAQAQRILEALEFDDIQTGKGLNQEMGLGRPGDTRWGSHYKTVMHLLSLYPSIRKVLTKVGDDRSQGVECAHAQTMLTIFRSYEFVFMAHLMQTVLGFTADLNYALQKRDQDIVNAVELISLTKLQLHQLREDQGWEDFLKEVESFCVKNKIKIPDMDIFYKPVGRDRRFFVQIKNLHRYRVDMFLSIIDRQLLELNERFSELMKGSTM, via the exons atgaagaagagaaaaaccgTTGATTTGAAGAGTTTGTGGGAAAAAGCATCGAAGACAAGAAAAGTAGAATTAGGTTCCACATCAATTCCAGAACCAGTTGCAGTAACATCGGTGGTAGGGAGTGTGGCCCAACCTCAAGATCCGCCATCTGTTGTGCTGGAAACAATTGTGAGTCAAGTTCATAATGAAAGCATTCCATCTGTTGACCATGAGATAGCAAGCAGAGAACTTGAGATAGCTAGCAATGACCCTAACACAGCAACCACAGAATTGggagaggagcaggagcagcagcagcatagaTCAGGGGAATTCACAGAACCTTCTACTTGGTCTCCTATCAGAGATGGTGATGACTCCGGCGATGAATCAAATGATGAAGCTATTTATGACATTGACCGTCTATCTCATGATCCTGGAAACAGAATTCCCATCAAAAGATATAATGTTAATGAGCGGAATTCTGTGATCAGGGCATTCATTGCATTAGGTCCTTGTCAACCATGGGACCATGATTTTCCTATAAGGTATATTGGAGGTAAACCTCGTCGCTTCGTGCCTGATTGGTTTCATCAATTCAGATGGCTAGAATATAGTGTGCAAAAAGATACTGCATTCTGCTTTGTTTGTTACTTGTTCAAGCATAAACTTAATTCTTCTGGTGGAGATGCTTTTGTGACTACGGGCTTTAGAAATTGGCATATGAAAAGCAGGATTACTAAACATTGTGGTTCTGTGAATagttttcacaatatggctcaAGAGAAATATAATTTGTTCATCACACCTAAAAGATCAATTGTTGAGAAGTTTGCTACAATAAATGAAAATGACAAGGCTGATTATATGTCTCGTTTGTCATACTCTATTCAATGTGCTAAGTATCTTCTACGACAAGGTCTAGCTTCTCGTGGACATGATGAAAGTGAAAATTCACTTAACAAAGGAAATTTCAAGGAGTTGTTAAATATGCTAGCTAAAAACTTTGAAGAGGTTGGTAGAGTGGTTTTGAAGAATGCCCCAAAGAATTGTAAGATGACTTCCCCTGAAATACAAAGACAAATTGCTAATTGTTGTGCCAAAGAAACAACTAAGCTTCTCATGGAAGACCTTGGTGGTAATTATTTTGCAATTCTTGCCGATGAGTCCAGTGATGTGTACCAAAATGAACAACTAGCTCTTTGTTTGCGGTATGTTGACAAAAAGGGAAGGGTAGTTGAGAGGTTTTTAGGTATTGTTCATGTTGAGAGCACTACTTCCTTGACACTTAAAATTGCAATTGAGAAATTATTGATGGAGCATAATTTGAGCTGGTCCATGGTACGTGGGCAAGGTTATGATGGAGCTAGTAACATGAAGGGTCATGTTAATGGTCTAAAGAAACTCATTATGGATGAATGTCCATCTGCTTTCTATGTTCACTGCTTTGCACATCAACTTCAGTTATCTCTTGTGGCAGTTGCTAAGGAAAACCCAGATTGTATTTGGTTCTTTGATCAAGTTAGATTTTTGTTGAACCTTATTGGGAATTCCTGTAAGAAGGCACAAATGCTTCGAGAAGCACAAGCACAGAGAATTCTAGAAGCTCTAGAATTCGATGACATTCAGACGGGAAAGGGTTTGAATCAAGAAATGGGATTGGGTAGGCCAGGAGATACTCGTTGGGGTTCTCACTACAAGACTGTTATGCACCTTTTATCTTTGTATCCTTCAATTAGGAAAGTCCTCACGAAGGTTGGTGATGATCGCTCTCAAGGTGTTGAGTGTGCACATGCACAAACAATGTTGACAATATTTCGATCATATGAGTTTGTTTTTATGGCACACTTGATGCAAACAGTACTTGGGTTCACAGCAGACTTGAATTATGCCTTGCAGAAGAGGGATCAAGATATTGTCAATGCAGTAGAACTCATTTCCTTGACCAAGCTCCAATTGCATCAATTGCGAGAGGATCAGGGCTGGGAAGATTTCCTCAAAGAAGTGGAGTCATTTTGTGTGAAGaataaaatcaaaattccagACATGGACATATTCTACAAGCCTGTAGGAAGAGATAGGAGGTTCTTTGTCCAGATCAAGAATCTACACCGTTATCGTGTTGATATGTTCTTAAGCATCATTGATAGGCAACTTCTAGAGCTTAATGAAAGATTTTCTGAG CTGATGAAAGGTTCAACAATGTGA
- the LOC120682119 gene encoding UPF0426 protein At1g28150, chloroplastic-like — MATSAVAAAALLCPSQLFPAALSKRGSPSAVAGRTRRRRRGATGVVRACFNPLGDERILREAIKEPVAFLGGVFAGLLRLDLNEDPLKEWITRTVEASGIAEENSSEESSEANQNDAPQQIEIE, encoded by the exons ATGGCGActtctgctgttgctgctgctgctctgctctgccccaGCCAGCTATTTCCCGCCGCG TTGTCGAAGAGGGGGTCTCCCAGTGCGGTTGCTgggcggacgaggaggaggagaaggggagcGACGGGGGTCGTGCGAGCATGCTTCAATCCTCTAGGCGACGAGCGTATCCTCCGAGAAGCCATTAAG GAGCCAGTAGCATTCCTGGGTGGTGTGTTTGCTGGCCTCTTGAGGCTTGACCTGAATGAGGATCCTCTCAAGGAATGGATCACTCGGACAGTGGAGGCTTCTGGAATAGCTGAGGAAAACAGCTCTGAAGAATCAAGTGAGGCAAATCAAAATGATGCACCTCAGCAAATTGAAATTGAGTGA
- the LOC120682118 gene encoding uncharacterized protein LOC120682118 isoform X1, which produces MESAPRRRCNHGGSVLTLHAPPLFVATHSTFAARHGQGDRRQQAMKSSGVVLVLLLAIATASCRHSLAAADAHKSSASIPAILGRELRGFIARAGNIFRSAEAGGWRAANSTASPAAEAKNLRAVAARRRRPAARKSAAGCVSAAACRKRRVICAKRCYRASRAAGLTHVPSRCVVKCRKCVPTC; this is translated from the exons ATGGAAAGCGCTCCCCGTCGCCGTTGCAACCATGGCGGCTCAGTGCTCACGCTTCATGCCCCGCCCCTGTTCGTCGCCACGCATTCGACGTTCGCTGCA CGTCACGGTCAGGGCGACCGACGGCAGCAAGCCATGAAGAGCTCCGGCGTCGTGCTGGTGCTCCTGCTGGCCATCGCCACGGCGAGCTGCAGGcactcgctcgccgccgcggacgctcACAAGAGCAGCGCCAGCATCCCCGCGATCCTGGGCCGCGAGCTGCGGGGGTTCATCGCCAGGGCCGGCAACATCTTCCGgtcggcggaggccggcggctggCGCGCCGCGAACTCCAccgcgtcgcccgccgccgaggCGAAGAACCTGCGCGCCGTGGCGGCCCGGCGGAGGCGCCCCGCCGCCAGGAAGTCCGCGGCCGGCTGCGTCAGCGCCGCGGCGTGCCGGAAGAGGCGCGTGATCTGCGCCAAGCGGTGCTACCGCgcctcgcgcgccgccggcctcacGCACGTCCCCTCCCGGTGCGTCGTCAAGTGCAGGAAGTGCGTGCCCacctgctag
- the LOC120682118 gene encoding uncharacterized protein LOC120682118 isoform X2 has protein sequence MKSSGVVLVLLLAIATASCRHSLAAADAHKSSASIPAILGRELRGFIARAGNIFRSAEAGGWRAANSTASPAAEAKNLRAVAARRRRPAARKSAAGCVSAAACRKRRVICAKRCYRASRAAGLTHVPSRCVVKCRKCVPTC, from the coding sequence ATGAAGAGCTCCGGCGTCGTGCTGGTGCTCCTGCTGGCCATCGCCACGGCGAGCTGCAGGcactcgctcgccgccgcggacgctcACAAGAGCAGCGCCAGCATCCCCGCGATCCTGGGCCGCGAGCTGCGGGGGTTCATCGCCAGGGCCGGCAACATCTTCCGgtcggcggaggccggcggctggCGCGCCGCGAACTCCAccgcgtcgcccgccgccgaggCGAAGAACCTGCGCGCCGTGGCGGCCCGGCGGAGGCGCCCCGCCGCCAGGAAGTCCGCGGCCGGCTGCGTCAGCGCCGCGGCGTGCCGGAAGAGGCGCGTGATCTGCGCCAAGCGGTGCTACCGCgcctcgcgcgccgccggcctcacGCACGTCCCCTCCCGGTGCGTCGTCAAGTGCAGGAAGTGCGTGCCCacctgctag
- the LOC120683168 gene encoding zinc finger MYM-type protein 1-like isoform X1, whose amino-acid sequence MKKRKTVDLKSLWEKASKTRKVELGSTSIPEPVAVTSVVGSVAQPQDPPSVVLETIVSQVHNESIPSVDHEIASRELEIASNDPNTATTELGEEQEQQQHRSGEFTEPSTWSPIRDGDDSGDESNDEAIYDIDRLSHDPGNRIPIKRYNVNERNSVIRAFIALGPCQPWDHDFPIRYIGGKPRRFVPDWFHQFRWLEYSVQKDTAFCFVCYLFKHKLNSSGGDAFVTTGFRNWHMKSRITKHCGSVNSFHNMAQEKYNLFITPKRSIVEKFATINENDKADYMSRLSYSIQCAKYLLRQGLASRGHDESENSLNKGNFKELLNMLAKNFEEVGRVVLKNAPKNCKMTSPEIQRQIANCCAKETTKLLMEDLGGNYFAILADESSDVYQNEQLALCLRYVDKKGRVVERFLGIVHVESTTSLTLKIAIEKLLMEHNLSWSMVRGQGYDGASNMKGHVNGLKKLIMDECPSAFYVHCFAHQLQLSLVAVAKENPDCIWFFDQVRFLLNLIGNSCKKAQMLREAQAQRILEALEFDDIQTGKGLNQEMGLGRPGDTRWGSHYKTVMHLLSLYPSIRKVLTKVGDDRSQGVECAHAQTMLTIFRSYEFVFMAHLMQTVLGFTADLNYALQKRDQDIVNAVELISLTKLQLHQLREDQGWEDFLKEVESFCVKNKIKIPDMDIFYKPVGRDRRFFVQIKNLHRYRVDMFLSIIDRQLLELNERFSEVNTELLVCMAAFSPIDSFAAFDKDKLVKLAGFYPNDFSLLELRHLPTSLTLYINDMLADERFNNVKTLAELSVKLVETNKYDRHQIVYKLLKLVIVLPVATASVERVFSVMNYVKNKLRNKLGDQYLNDCLVTFIEREFFLQVQDKNIINRFQAMKERRFKGRL is encoded by the coding sequence atgaagaagagaaaaaccgTTGATTTGAAGAGTTTGTGGGAAAAAGCATCGAAGACAAGAAAAGTAGAATTAGGTTCCACATCAATTCCAGAACCAGTTGCAGTAACATCGGTGGTAGGGAGTGTGGCCCAACCTCAAGATCCGCCATCTGTTGTGCTGGAAACAATTGTGAGTCAAGTTCATAATGAAAGCATTCCATCTGTTGACCATGAGATAGCAAGCAGAGAACTTGAGATAGCTAGCAATGACCCTAACACAGCAACCACAGAATTGggagaggagcaggagcagcagcagcatagaTCAGGGGAATTCACAGAACCTTCTACTTGGTCTCCTATCAGAGATGGTGATGACTCCGGCGATGAATCAAATGATGAAGCTATTTATGACATTGACCGTCTATCTCATGATCCTGGAAACAGAATTCCCATCAAAAGATATAATGTTAATGAGCGGAATTCTGTGATCAGGGCATTCATTGCATTAGGTCCTTGTCAACCATGGGACCATGATTTTCCTATAAGGTATATTGGAGGTAAACCTCGTCGCTTCGTGCCTGATTGGTTTCATCAATTCAGATGGCTAGAATATAGTGTGCAAAAAGATACTGCATTCTGCTTTGTTTGTTACTTGTTCAAGCATAAACTTAATTCTTCTGGTGGAGATGCTTTTGTGACTACGGGCTTTAGAAATTGGCATATGAAAAGCAGGATTACTAAACATTGTGGTTCTGTGAATagttttcacaatatggctcaAGAGAAATATAATTTGTTCATCACACCTAAAAGATCAATTGTTGAGAAGTTTGCTACAATAAATGAAAATGACAAGGCTGATTATATGTCTCGTTTGTCATACTCTATTCAATGTGCTAAGTATCTTCTACGACAAGGTCTAGCTTCTCGTGGACATGATGAAAGTGAAAATTCACTTAACAAAGGAAATTTCAAGGAGTTGTTAAATATGCTAGCTAAAAACTTTGAAGAGGTTGGTAGAGTGGTTTTGAAGAATGCCCCAAAGAATTGTAAGATGACTTCCCCTGAAATACAAAGACAAATTGCTAATTGTTGTGCCAAAGAAACAACTAAGCTTCTCATGGAAGACCTTGGTGGTAATTATTTTGCAATTCTTGCCGATGAGTCCAGTGATGTGTACCAAAATGAACAACTAGCTCTTTGTTTGCGGTATGTTGACAAAAAGGGAAGGGTAGTTGAGAGGTTTTTAGGTATTGTTCATGTTGAGAGCACTACTTCCTTGACACTTAAAATTGCAATTGAGAAATTATTGATGGAGCATAATTTGAGCTGGTCCATGGTACGTGGGCAAGGTTATGATGGAGCTAGTAACATGAAGGGTCATGTTAATGGTCTAAAGAAACTCATTATGGATGAATGTCCATCTGCTTTCTATGTTCACTGCTTTGCACATCAACTTCAGTTATCTCTTGTGGCAGTTGCTAAGGAAAACCCAGATTGTATTTGGTTCTTTGATCAAGTTAGATTTTTGTTGAACCTTATTGGGAATTCCTGTAAGAAGGCACAAATGCTTCGAGAAGCACAAGCACAGAGAATTCTAGAAGCTCTAGAATTCGATGACATTCAGACGGGAAAGGGTTTGAATCAAGAAATGGGATTGGGTAGGCCAGGAGATACTCGTTGGGGTTCTCACTACAAGACTGTTATGCACCTTTTATCTTTGTATCCTTCAATTAGGAAAGTCCTCACGAAGGTTGGTGATGATCGCTCTCAAGGTGTTGAGTGTGCACATGCACAAACAATGTTGACAATATTTCGATCATATGAGTTTGTTTTTATGGCACACTTGATGCAAACAGTACTTGGGTTCACAGCAGACTTGAATTATGCCTTGCAGAAGAGGGATCAAGATATTGTCAATGCAGTAGAACTCATTTCCTTGACCAAGCTCCAATTGCATCAATTGCGAGAGGATCAGGGCTGGGAAGATTTCCTCAAAGAAGTGGAGTCATTTTGTGTGAAGaataaaatcaaaattccagACATGGACATATTCTACAAGCCTGTAGGAAGAGATAGGAGGTTCTTTGTCCAGATCAAGAATCTACACCGTTATCGTGTTGATATGTTCTTAAGCATCATTGATAGGCAACTTCTAGAGCTTAATGAAAGATTTTCTGAGGTAAACACAGAATTGCTAGTTTGCATGGCTGCATTCAGTCCTATTGATTCATTTGCTGCTTTTGACAAAGACAAATTGGTTAAACTTGCTGGATTTTATCCCAATGATTTCTCATTGTTAGAGTTGAGACATCTGCCCACTTCACTTACTTTGTACATCAATGATATGCTAGCTGATGAAAGGTTCAACAATGTGAAGACTCTTGCAGAGCTTTCTGTTAAGCTTGTTGAAACAAACAAGTATGATAGACATCAAATTGTTTACAAGCTTCTCAAGTTGGTGATAGTGCTTCCAGTAGCAACAGCAAGTGTTGAAAGAGTCTTTTCTGTCATGAATTATGTGAAGAACAAATTGAGAAACAAACTTGGAGATCAATATTTGAATGATTGTTTGGTTACGTTTATTGAGCGGGAGTTCTTTCTACAAGTTCAAGACAAAAACATTATCAACCGCTTCCAAGCTATGAAGGAACGCAGATTTAAAGGAAGACTATAG
- the LOC120681234 gene encoding uncharacterized protein LOC120681234 has product MAGSSSSASIQGEASAAFDETVETHSNLRCFLDSVTPIVKAHRVPMAPYYFPQPNDYNGNIGYGVKYFYLGDLWNSFYKWSACGVGTSVCIAPGETIEQYFVPYLSAMELYTNATNVPASNRFNAYNQHGAIDWSHGYQTPPNMSKVGVESKGELVFKYFEPDSPYERVPFVDKVYELYTKWPFITSLNSLELSPSSWMSVYWYPTSHIPAKNRKDLNTCFLTYHNLSTSEGIVSLDSVHDSNHVVLAPFGLATFRLDPKVWVNPNSDDQKHIASLYDAAQSWIKKHGIDHNDFNHFSNHFSYRCSST; this is encoded by the exons ATGGCGGGTTCTAGTTCTAGTGCTAGCATTCAAGGGGAAGCTAGTGCTGCTTTCGATGAGACGGTGGAGACACATTCCAATCTGAGGTGCTTTCTTGACAGTGTGACTCCAATTGTTAAGGCACATAGGGTTCCTATGGCACCCTACTATTTTCCACAG CCAAACGACTATAATGGAAACATTGGATATGGAGTCAAATATTTCTACCTTGGAGATCTTTGGAATTCATTCTATAAGTGGAGTGCCTGTGGTGTTGGTACTTCAGTGTGCATTGCTCCGGGTGAGACAATAGAGCAATACTTTGTGCCGTATCTTTCAGCCATGGAACTGTACACCAACGCGACAAATGTTCCTGCTTCAAATAG GTTCAACGCATACAACCAGCATGGTGCAATAGATTGGAGTCATGGATATCAGACGCCACCAAACATGTCCAAGGTCGGAGTTGAAAGCAAGGGGGAGTTGGTCTTCAAGTATTTTGAACCTGACTCCCCTTACGAAAGGGTACCTTTCGTAGACAAG GTGTACGAGCTATACACTAAATGGCCTTTCATAACATCTTTGAACAGCTTAGAGCTCTCACCATCAAGTTGGATGTCAGTTTATTG GTATCCAACAAGTCATATCCCTGCGAAAAATCGAAAAGATCTGAATACTTGCTTTTTGACATACCATAACCTCTCAACATCTGAAG GCATTGTGTCTTTAGATAGTGTGCACGACTCCAATCATGTGGTGCTTGCCCCGTTCGGCCTTGCAACATTCAGGCTAGATCCCAAAGTGTGGGTTAATCCAAACTCGGATGACCAAAAGCATATTGCTTCTCTGTACGATGCAGCACAGTCATGGATCAAGAAGCACGGCATCGACCACAATGACTTCAACCACTTCTCCAACCACTTCTCCTATAGATGCTCCTCCACATGA